From the Motacilla alba alba isolate MOTALB_02 chromosome Z, Motacilla_alba_V1.0_pri, whole genome shotgun sequence genome, one window contains:
- the LOC119695508 gene encoding synphilin-1 isoform X1, with protein sequence MEAPEYLDLDEIDFSDDISYSVTSLKTIPELCRRCDSQNEDRSVSSSSWNCGVSTLLGNAQKPTGIADVCNKFRPVKRVSPLKHQPESSEDNESDDQKNQKGEYQKGSDSQSAPPNDDQSPGEGESLKSKSTEPAVLLGELEHYDLDMDEILDVPYIKSSQQHVPFTKVAPEKKLLSVCSTVNGLSVKTCPAGSTESSPAGGTQFCVLSPVKGAQLRKTQPIVLDQHKHSAEELELSQPLVKCSSAHESEAQGKGFFSRTLADPLAHKAEKTMPNCHRRTFHLQTAVAESKQLEELSMNWSSAGGPEERSEEVKKIKSILNIVKEGQISLLPHLAADNLDKIHDEYDNNLLHVAASKGHAECLQHLTSLMGEDCLNERNIEQLTPAGLAIKNGQLECVRWMVSETEAIAELSCSKDHPSLIHYAGCYGQEKILLWLLQFMQEQGISLDEVDQDGNTAVHVAAQHGYLGCIQTLVEYGANVTMQNHVGEKPSQSAERHGHTMCSRYLVVVETCMSLASQVVKLTKQLKEQTVERVTLQNQLQQLLEAQRSESKSLPTSPSLPSSPASCKPQWKPSEADELSPPKSKLSTQDGIQILGSLGTNISTRARAKIKDEDSDKILRQLLGKEISENVCMQEKLTLEFQDAHASSKNVKKILPEKRELKLARLRQLMQRSLSESDTDSANSEDHKNTPVKRADKPRPQPIVESVESTESLNMMLKKHTSTAGRRFPFGIRVSKSVDGHSPSPTSESSDADNEAPYQSGTVPQNQFCADISPSSTDSATAQKVATSPKSALKSPSSKRRTSQNLKLRVTFEEPVVQVELAESELNEEKEKDRSKGVVRPPASSGEHAGDQLKRPFGAFRSIMETLSGNQNNNNNCQMVNHIKTSSTLPFTSLGRKTTESKGNPAVVSKGRNKPKAHPLFRVGRIYQGVAGMMTSTGKSRNLTVKRVLKSQSCRNSSSKTCHDVSRCLKYLKYSLLKH encoded by the exons tttccagcagcagctggaactgTGGGGTCTCAACTCTTCTTGGAAATGCACAGAAACCAACAGGAATTGCAGATGTATGCAATAAATTCAGACCAGTGAAGAGGGTTTCTCCATTAAAGCACCAGCCAGAAAGCTCTGAGGACAATGAAAGTGATGACCAGAAGAACCAGAAGGGAGAATACCAGAAAGGCAGTGATTCTCAGTCTGCACCTCCAAATGATGACCAGAGtccaggagaaggagagagtcttaaaagcaaaagcacCGAGCCTGCTGTTCTGCTTGGGGAGCTGGAGCACTATGACCTGGATATGGATGAAATTTTGGATGTGCCTTATATTAAATCAAGTCAGCAACATGTTCCTTTTACAAAGGTAGCTCCTGAGAAAAAACTTTTAAGTGTGTGTTCAACTGTGAATGGTCTAAGTGTCAAGACCTGTCCTGCGGGAAGCACAGAGAGCTCGCCTGCTGGCGGGACGCAGTTCTGTGTGCTGTCTCCTGTGAAAGGCGCTCAGCTGAGAAAAACGCAGCCCATTGTCCTTGATCAGCACAAGCATTCAGCAGAAGAATTAGAGCTTTCCCAACCTTTAGTTAAGTGTAGCTCAGCCCATGAATCTGAAGCCCAAGGCAAGGGCTTCTTCAGCAGGACGCTTGCTGATCCTCTTGCTCACAAAGCTGAGAAGACTATGCCGAACTGCCATCGGAGGACTTTCCACCTGCAGACGGCAGTGGCAGAAAGCAAGCAGCTAGAGGAGCTGAGCATGAactggagcagtgcagggggCCCAGAGGAGAGGAGTgaagaggtgaaaaaaattaagagcatCTTAAACATTGTAAAGGAAGGCCAAATATCTTTACTG CCACATTTAGCAGCAGATAATCTGGATAAGATCCATGATGAATATGACAACAATCTGTTGCATGTAGCAGCATCAAAGGGACATGCAGAGTGCCTGCAGCATCTCACTTCTTTGATGGGTGAAGACTGTTTGAATGAACGAAACATTGAGCAGCTAACTCCAGCTGGGTTAGCAATAAAG AATGGTCAGCTGGAGTGTGTTCGGTGGATGGTGAGCGAAACAGAAGCTATTGCAGAACTCAGTTGCTCAAAAGACCACCCAAGCCTTATTCATTATGCAGGTTGCTATGGCCAG GAGAAAATCCTTCTGTGGCTTCTTCAGTTTATGCAAGAACAAGGGATTTCGCTGGATGAAGTTGACCAGGATGGAAATACTGCTGTTCACGTAGCTGCTCAACATGGCTATCTAGGATGCATACAG ACATTGGTTGAATATGGAGCAAATGTCACCATGCAAAACCATGTGGGAGAGAAACCCTCTCAAAGTGCTGAGCGACACGGGCACACCATGTGTTCCCGCTACTTAGTAGTTGTGGAGACGTGTATGTCACTGGCCTCTCAGGTTGTCAAGCTGACTAAGCAGCTGAAGGA GCAAACTGTGGAACGTGTGACATTACaaaaccagctccagcagcttttAGAAGCCCAGCGGTCGGAGAGCAAGTCACTGCCCACATCCCCAAG cttgCCATCATCTCCTGCTTCTTGCAAACCCCAGTGGAAACCATCTGAAGCAGATGAATTGTCTCCACCAAAAAGTAAATTGAGCACCCAAGATGGGATTCAGATTCTTGGCAGCTTGGGAACGAACATATCTACTCGTGCTCGAGCTAAAATAAAAGATGAGGACTCCGATAAAATCTTGCGACAGTTGCTGGGGAAGGAAATCTCTGAAAATGTCTGTATGCAGGAAAAGCTGACTTTGGAATTTCAGGATGCTCATGCATCCTCCAAGAACGTGAAGAAGATTTTGCCAGAGAAAAGGGAGTTGAAATTAGCCCGACTGAGGCAACTGATGCAGCGGTCTCTCAGTGAGTCTGATACAGATTCAGCTAATTCTGAGGACCACAAGAACACCCCTGTGAAAAGAGCTGACAAACCAAGACCTCAGCCTATAGTGGAGAGTGTTGAGAGCACAGAGAGTTTGAACATGATGCTTAAGAAGCACACTTCCACAGCAGGACGTCGCTTCCCTTTTGGTATCAGGGTCTCTAAGTCTGTGGACGGCCACAGTCCCTCCCCAACTTCGGAGAGCAGTGATGCGGATAATGAAGCCCCATATCAGTCTGGTACAGTACCTCAGAACCAATTCTGTGCAGACATCTCTCCATCCAGCACAGACAGTGCTACTGCCCAGAAGGTTGCCACCAGCCCAAAGAGTGCTCTCAAGTCTCCATCCTCAAAGCGCAGAACCTCTCAAAATTTGAAACTTCGAGTGACTTTCGAGGAGCCTGTGGTGCAGGTGGAGCTAGCAGAGTCAGAACtaaatgaggaaaaggaaaaagaccGGAGCAAAGGAGTCGTGCGGcctccagccagctctggagagcATGCAGGGGATCAGCTGAAAAGGCCTTTTGGAGCTTTTCGGTCCATAATGGAGACACTGAGTGGCaaccaaaataacaacaacaactgTCAAATGGTAAACCACATCAAAACTTCCTCAACGCTGCCTTTTACCTCACTAGGAAGGAAGACAACAGAAAGTaagggaaatccagcagttgtctcaaaaggaagaaacaagcCA AAAGCCCATCCACTGTTCAGAGTTGGAAGAATTTACCAAGGAGTGGCAG
- the LOC119695508 gene encoding synphilin-1 isoform X3, producing the protein MEAPEYLDLDEIDFSDDISYSVTSLKTIPELCRRCDSQNEDRSVSSSSWNCGVSTLLGNAQKPTGIADVCNKFRPVKRVSPLKHQPESSEDNESDDQKNQKGEYQKGSDSQSAPPNDDQSPGEGESLKSKSTEPAVLLGELEHYDLDMDEILDVPYIKSSQQHVPFTKVAPEKKLLSVCSTVNGLSVKTCPAGSTESSPAGGTQFCVLSPVKGAQLRKTQPIVLDQHKHSAEELELSQPLVKCSSAHESEAQGKGFFSRTLADPLAHKAEKTMPNCHRRTFHLQTAVAESKQLEELSMNWSSAGGPEERSEEVKKIKSILNIVKEGQISLLPHLAADNLDKIHDEYDNNLLHVAASKGHAECLQHLTSLMGEDCLNERNIEQLTPAGLAIKNGQLECVRWMVSETEAIAELSCSKDHPSLIHYAGCYGQEKILLWLLQFMQEQGISLDEVDQDGNTAVHVAAQHGYLGCIQTLVEYGANVTMQNHVGEKPSQSAERHGHTMCSRYLVVVETCMSLASQVVKLTKQLKEQTVERVTLQNQLQQLLEAQRSESKSLPTSPSLPSSPASCKPQWKPSEADELSPPKSKLSTQDGIQILGSLGTNISTRARAKIKDEDSDKILRQLLGKEISENVCMQEKLTLEFQDAHASSKNVKKILPEKRELKLARLRQLMQRSLSESDTDSANSEDHKNTPVKRADKPRPQPIVESVESTESLNMMLKKHTSTAGRRFPFGIRVSKSVDGHSPSPTSESSDADNEAPYQSGTVPQNQFCADISPSSTDSATAQKVATSPKSALKSPSSKRRTSQNLKLRVTFEEPVVQVELAESELNEEKEKDRSKGVVRPPASSGEHAGDQLKRPFGAFRSIMETLSGNQNNNNNCQMVNHIKTSSTLPFTSLGRKTTESKGNPAVVSKGRNKPKAHPLFRVGRIYQGVAGSLLQLHQSFF; encoded by the exons tttccagcagcagctggaactgTGGGGTCTCAACTCTTCTTGGAAATGCACAGAAACCAACAGGAATTGCAGATGTATGCAATAAATTCAGACCAGTGAAGAGGGTTTCTCCATTAAAGCACCAGCCAGAAAGCTCTGAGGACAATGAAAGTGATGACCAGAAGAACCAGAAGGGAGAATACCAGAAAGGCAGTGATTCTCAGTCTGCACCTCCAAATGATGACCAGAGtccaggagaaggagagagtcttaaaagcaaaagcacCGAGCCTGCTGTTCTGCTTGGGGAGCTGGAGCACTATGACCTGGATATGGATGAAATTTTGGATGTGCCTTATATTAAATCAAGTCAGCAACATGTTCCTTTTACAAAGGTAGCTCCTGAGAAAAAACTTTTAAGTGTGTGTTCAACTGTGAATGGTCTAAGTGTCAAGACCTGTCCTGCGGGAAGCACAGAGAGCTCGCCTGCTGGCGGGACGCAGTTCTGTGTGCTGTCTCCTGTGAAAGGCGCTCAGCTGAGAAAAACGCAGCCCATTGTCCTTGATCAGCACAAGCATTCAGCAGAAGAATTAGAGCTTTCCCAACCTTTAGTTAAGTGTAGCTCAGCCCATGAATCTGAAGCCCAAGGCAAGGGCTTCTTCAGCAGGACGCTTGCTGATCCTCTTGCTCACAAAGCTGAGAAGACTATGCCGAACTGCCATCGGAGGACTTTCCACCTGCAGACGGCAGTGGCAGAAAGCAAGCAGCTAGAGGAGCTGAGCATGAactggagcagtgcagggggCCCAGAGGAGAGGAGTgaagaggtgaaaaaaattaagagcatCTTAAACATTGTAAAGGAAGGCCAAATATCTTTACTG CCACATTTAGCAGCAGATAATCTGGATAAGATCCATGATGAATATGACAACAATCTGTTGCATGTAGCAGCATCAAAGGGACATGCAGAGTGCCTGCAGCATCTCACTTCTTTGATGGGTGAAGACTGTTTGAATGAACGAAACATTGAGCAGCTAACTCCAGCTGGGTTAGCAATAAAG AATGGTCAGCTGGAGTGTGTTCGGTGGATGGTGAGCGAAACAGAAGCTATTGCAGAACTCAGTTGCTCAAAAGACCACCCAAGCCTTATTCATTATGCAGGTTGCTATGGCCAG GAGAAAATCCTTCTGTGGCTTCTTCAGTTTATGCAAGAACAAGGGATTTCGCTGGATGAAGTTGACCAGGATGGAAATACTGCTGTTCACGTAGCTGCTCAACATGGCTATCTAGGATGCATACAG ACATTGGTTGAATATGGAGCAAATGTCACCATGCAAAACCATGTGGGAGAGAAACCCTCTCAAAGTGCTGAGCGACACGGGCACACCATGTGTTCCCGCTACTTAGTAGTTGTGGAGACGTGTATGTCACTGGCCTCTCAGGTTGTCAAGCTGACTAAGCAGCTGAAGGA GCAAACTGTGGAACGTGTGACATTACaaaaccagctccagcagcttttAGAAGCCCAGCGGTCGGAGAGCAAGTCACTGCCCACATCCCCAAG cttgCCATCATCTCCTGCTTCTTGCAAACCCCAGTGGAAACCATCTGAAGCAGATGAATTGTCTCCACCAAAAAGTAAATTGAGCACCCAAGATGGGATTCAGATTCTTGGCAGCTTGGGAACGAACATATCTACTCGTGCTCGAGCTAAAATAAAAGATGAGGACTCCGATAAAATCTTGCGACAGTTGCTGGGGAAGGAAATCTCTGAAAATGTCTGTATGCAGGAAAAGCTGACTTTGGAATTTCAGGATGCTCATGCATCCTCCAAGAACGTGAAGAAGATTTTGCCAGAGAAAAGGGAGTTGAAATTAGCCCGACTGAGGCAACTGATGCAGCGGTCTCTCAGTGAGTCTGATACAGATTCAGCTAATTCTGAGGACCACAAGAACACCCCTGTGAAAAGAGCTGACAAACCAAGACCTCAGCCTATAGTGGAGAGTGTTGAGAGCACAGAGAGTTTGAACATGATGCTTAAGAAGCACACTTCCACAGCAGGACGTCGCTTCCCTTTTGGTATCAGGGTCTCTAAGTCTGTGGACGGCCACAGTCCCTCCCCAACTTCGGAGAGCAGTGATGCGGATAATGAAGCCCCATATCAGTCTGGTACAGTACCTCAGAACCAATTCTGTGCAGACATCTCTCCATCCAGCACAGACAGTGCTACTGCCCAGAAGGTTGCCACCAGCCCAAAGAGTGCTCTCAAGTCTCCATCCTCAAAGCGCAGAACCTCTCAAAATTTGAAACTTCGAGTGACTTTCGAGGAGCCTGTGGTGCAGGTGGAGCTAGCAGAGTCAGAACtaaatgaggaaaaggaaaaagaccGGAGCAAAGGAGTCGTGCGGcctccagccagctctggagagcATGCAGGGGATCAGCTGAAAAGGCCTTTTGGAGCTTTTCGGTCCATAATGGAGACACTGAGTGGCaaccaaaataacaacaacaactgTCAAATGGTAAACCACATCAAAACTTCCTCAACGCTGCCTTTTACCTCACTAGGAAGGAAGACAACAGAAAGTaagggaaatccagcagttgtctcaaaaggaagaaacaagcCA AAAGCCCATCCACTGTTCAGAGTTGGAAGAATTTACCAAGGAGTGGCAG GATCCTTGCTTCAGCTACACCAGTCTTTCTTCTAG
- the LOC119695508 gene encoding synphilin-1 isoform X2 translates to MEAPEYLDLDEIDFSDDISYSVTSLKTIPELCRRCDSQNEDRSVSSSSWNCGVSTLLGNAQKPTGIADVCNKFRPVKRVSPLKHQPESSEDNESDDQKNQKGEYQKGSDSQSAPPNDDQSPGEGESLKSKSTEPAVLLGELEHYDLDMDEILDVPYIKSSQQHVPFTKVAPEKKLLSVCSTVNGLSVKTCPAGSTESSPAGGTQFCVLSPVKGAQLRKTQPIVLDQHKHSAEELELSQPLVKCSSAHESEAQGKGFFSRTLADPLAHKAEKTMPNCHRRTFHLQTAVAESKQLEELSMNWSSAGGPEERSEEVKKIKSILNIVKEGQISLLPHLAADNLDKIHDEYDNNLLHVAASKGHAECLQHLTSLMGEDCLNERNIEQLTPAGLAIKNGQLECVRWMVSETEAIAELSCSKDHPSLIHYAGCYGQEKILLWLLQFMQEQGISLDEVDQDGNTAVHVAAQHGYLGCIQTLVEYGANVTMQNHVGEKPSQSAERHGHTMCSRYLVVVETCMSLASQVVKLTKQLKEQTVERVTLQNQLQQLLEAQRSESKSLPTSPSLPSSPASCKPQWKPSEADELSPPKSKLSTQDGIQILGSLGTNISTRARAKIKDEDSDKILRQLLGKEISENVCMQEKLTLEFQDAHASSKNVKKILPEKRELKLARLRQLMQRSLSESDTDSANSEDHKNTPVKRADKPRPQPIVESVESTESLNMMLKKHTSTAGRRFPFGIRVSKSVDGHSPSPTSESSDADNEAPYQSGTVPQNQFCADISPSSTDSATAQKVATSPKSALKSPSSKRRTSQNLKLRVTFEEPVVQVELAESELNEEKEKDRSKGVVRPPASSGEHAGDQLKRPFGAFRSIMETLSGNQNNNNNCQMVNHIKTSSTLPFTSLGRKTTESKGNPAVVSKGRNKPDPCFSYTSLSSSTLNEELCNYAWHDDINWKIQKSDSEKSIEEPELQEFFL, encoded by the exons tttccagcagcagctggaactgTGGGGTCTCAACTCTTCTTGGAAATGCACAGAAACCAACAGGAATTGCAGATGTATGCAATAAATTCAGACCAGTGAAGAGGGTTTCTCCATTAAAGCACCAGCCAGAAAGCTCTGAGGACAATGAAAGTGATGACCAGAAGAACCAGAAGGGAGAATACCAGAAAGGCAGTGATTCTCAGTCTGCACCTCCAAATGATGACCAGAGtccaggagaaggagagagtcttaaaagcaaaagcacCGAGCCTGCTGTTCTGCTTGGGGAGCTGGAGCACTATGACCTGGATATGGATGAAATTTTGGATGTGCCTTATATTAAATCAAGTCAGCAACATGTTCCTTTTACAAAGGTAGCTCCTGAGAAAAAACTTTTAAGTGTGTGTTCAACTGTGAATGGTCTAAGTGTCAAGACCTGTCCTGCGGGAAGCACAGAGAGCTCGCCTGCTGGCGGGACGCAGTTCTGTGTGCTGTCTCCTGTGAAAGGCGCTCAGCTGAGAAAAACGCAGCCCATTGTCCTTGATCAGCACAAGCATTCAGCAGAAGAATTAGAGCTTTCCCAACCTTTAGTTAAGTGTAGCTCAGCCCATGAATCTGAAGCCCAAGGCAAGGGCTTCTTCAGCAGGACGCTTGCTGATCCTCTTGCTCACAAAGCTGAGAAGACTATGCCGAACTGCCATCGGAGGACTTTCCACCTGCAGACGGCAGTGGCAGAAAGCAAGCAGCTAGAGGAGCTGAGCATGAactggagcagtgcagggggCCCAGAGGAGAGGAGTgaagaggtgaaaaaaattaagagcatCTTAAACATTGTAAAGGAAGGCCAAATATCTTTACTG CCACATTTAGCAGCAGATAATCTGGATAAGATCCATGATGAATATGACAACAATCTGTTGCATGTAGCAGCATCAAAGGGACATGCAGAGTGCCTGCAGCATCTCACTTCTTTGATGGGTGAAGACTGTTTGAATGAACGAAACATTGAGCAGCTAACTCCAGCTGGGTTAGCAATAAAG AATGGTCAGCTGGAGTGTGTTCGGTGGATGGTGAGCGAAACAGAAGCTATTGCAGAACTCAGTTGCTCAAAAGACCACCCAAGCCTTATTCATTATGCAGGTTGCTATGGCCAG GAGAAAATCCTTCTGTGGCTTCTTCAGTTTATGCAAGAACAAGGGATTTCGCTGGATGAAGTTGACCAGGATGGAAATACTGCTGTTCACGTAGCTGCTCAACATGGCTATCTAGGATGCATACAG ACATTGGTTGAATATGGAGCAAATGTCACCATGCAAAACCATGTGGGAGAGAAACCCTCTCAAAGTGCTGAGCGACACGGGCACACCATGTGTTCCCGCTACTTAGTAGTTGTGGAGACGTGTATGTCACTGGCCTCTCAGGTTGTCAAGCTGACTAAGCAGCTGAAGGA GCAAACTGTGGAACGTGTGACATTACaaaaccagctccagcagcttttAGAAGCCCAGCGGTCGGAGAGCAAGTCACTGCCCACATCCCCAAG cttgCCATCATCTCCTGCTTCTTGCAAACCCCAGTGGAAACCATCTGAAGCAGATGAATTGTCTCCACCAAAAAGTAAATTGAGCACCCAAGATGGGATTCAGATTCTTGGCAGCTTGGGAACGAACATATCTACTCGTGCTCGAGCTAAAATAAAAGATGAGGACTCCGATAAAATCTTGCGACAGTTGCTGGGGAAGGAAATCTCTGAAAATGTCTGTATGCAGGAAAAGCTGACTTTGGAATTTCAGGATGCTCATGCATCCTCCAAGAACGTGAAGAAGATTTTGCCAGAGAAAAGGGAGTTGAAATTAGCCCGACTGAGGCAACTGATGCAGCGGTCTCTCAGTGAGTCTGATACAGATTCAGCTAATTCTGAGGACCACAAGAACACCCCTGTGAAAAGAGCTGACAAACCAAGACCTCAGCCTATAGTGGAGAGTGTTGAGAGCACAGAGAGTTTGAACATGATGCTTAAGAAGCACACTTCCACAGCAGGACGTCGCTTCCCTTTTGGTATCAGGGTCTCTAAGTCTGTGGACGGCCACAGTCCCTCCCCAACTTCGGAGAGCAGTGATGCGGATAATGAAGCCCCATATCAGTCTGGTACAGTACCTCAGAACCAATTCTGTGCAGACATCTCTCCATCCAGCACAGACAGTGCTACTGCCCAGAAGGTTGCCACCAGCCCAAAGAGTGCTCTCAAGTCTCCATCCTCAAAGCGCAGAACCTCTCAAAATTTGAAACTTCGAGTGACTTTCGAGGAGCCTGTGGTGCAGGTGGAGCTAGCAGAGTCAGAACtaaatgaggaaaaggaaaaagaccGGAGCAAAGGAGTCGTGCGGcctccagccagctctggagagcATGCAGGGGATCAGCTGAAAAGGCCTTTTGGAGCTTTTCGGTCCATAATGGAGACACTGAGTGGCaaccaaaataacaacaacaactgTCAAATGGTAAACCACATCAAAACTTCCTCAACGCTGCCTTTTACCTCACTAGGAAGGAAGACAACAGAAAGTaagggaaatccagcagttgtctcaaaaggaagaaacaagcCA GATCCTTGCTTCAGCTACACCAGTCTTTCTTCTAGCACGTTGAATGAAGAGCTGTGTAACTATGCTTG
- the LOC119695508 gene encoding synphilin-1 isoform X4: MEAPEYLDLDEIDFSDDISYSVTSLKTIPELCRRCDSQNEDRSVSSSSWNCGVSTLLGNAQKPTGIADVCNKFRPVKRVSPLKHQPESSEDNESDDQKNQKGEYQKGSDSQSAPPNDDQSPGEGESLKSKSTEPAVLLGELEHYDLDMDEILDVPYIKSSQQHVPFTKVAPEKKLLSVCSTVNGLSVKTCPAGSTESSPAGGTQFCVLSPVKGAQLRKTQPIVLDQHKHSAEELELSQPLVKCSSAHESEAQGKGFFSRTLADPLAHKAEKTMPNCHRRTFHLQTAVAESKQLEELSMNWSSAGGPEERSEEVKKIKSILNIVKEGQISLLPHLAADNLDKIHDEYDNNLLHVAASKGHAECLQHLTSLMGEDCLNERNIEQLTPAGLAIKNGQLECVRWMVSETEAIAELSCSKDHPSLIHYAGCYGQEKILLWLLQFMQEQGISLDEVDQDGNTAVHVAAQHGYLGCIQTLVEYGANVTMQNHVGEKPSQSAERHGHTMCSRYLVVVETCMSLASQVVKLTKQLKEQTVERVTLQNQLQQLLEAQRSESKSLPTSPSLPSSPASCKPQWKPSEADELSPPKSKLSTQDGIQILGSLGTNISTRARAKIKDEDSDKILRQLLGKEISENVCMQEKLTLEFQDAHASSKNVKKILPEKRELKLARLRQLMQRSLSESDTDSANSEDHKNTPVKRADKPRPQPIVESVESTESLNMMLKKHTSTAGRRFPFGIRVSKSVDGHSPSPTSESSDADNEAPYQSGTVPQNQFCADISPSSTDSATAQKVATSPKSALKSPSSKRRTSQNLKLRVTFEEPVVQVELAESELNEEKEKDRSKGVVRPPASSGEHAGDQLKRPFGAFRSIMETLSGNQNNNNNCQMVNHIKTSSTLPFTSLGRKTTESKGNPAVVSKGRNKPA; encoded by the exons tttccagcagcagctggaactgTGGGGTCTCAACTCTTCTTGGAAATGCACAGAAACCAACAGGAATTGCAGATGTATGCAATAAATTCAGACCAGTGAAGAGGGTTTCTCCATTAAAGCACCAGCCAGAAAGCTCTGAGGACAATGAAAGTGATGACCAGAAGAACCAGAAGGGAGAATACCAGAAAGGCAGTGATTCTCAGTCTGCACCTCCAAATGATGACCAGAGtccaggagaaggagagagtcttaaaagcaaaagcacCGAGCCTGCTGTTCTGCTTGGGGAGCTGGAGCACTATGACCTGGATATGGATGAAATTTTGGATGTGCCTTATATTAAATCAAGTCAGCAACATGTTCCTTTTACAAAGGTAGCTCCTGAGAAAAAACTTTTAAGTGTGTGTTCAACTGTGAATGGTCTAAGTGTCAAGACCTGTCCTGCGGGAAGCACAGAGAGCTCGCCTGCTGGCGGGACGCAGTTCTGTGTGCTGTCTCCTGTGAAAGGCGCTCAGCTGAGAAAAACGCAGCCCATTGTCCTTGATCAGCACAAGCATTCAGCAGAAGAATTAGAGCTTTCCCAACCTTTAGTTAAGTGTAGCTCAGCCCATGAATCTGAAGCCCAAGGCAAGGGCTTCTTCAGCAGGACGCTTGCTGATCCTCTTGCTCACAAAGCTGAGAAGACTATGCCGAACTGCCATCGGAGGACTTTCCACCTGCAGACGGCAGTGGCAGAAAGCAAGCAGCTAGAGGAGCTGAGCATGAactggagcagtgcagggggCCCAGAGGAGAGGAGTgaagaggtgaaaaaaattaagagcatCTTAAACATTGTAAAGGAAGGCCAAATATCTTTACTG CCACATTTAGCAGCAGATAATCTGGATAAGATCCATGATGAATATGACAACAATCTGTTGCATGTAGCAGCATCAAAGGGACATGCAGAGTGCCTGCAGCATCTCACTTCTTTGATGGGTGAAGACTGTTTGAATGAACGAAACATTGAGCAGCTAACTCCAGCTGGGTTAGCAATAAAG AATGGTCAGCTGGAGTGTGTTCGGTGGATGGTGAGCGAAACAGAAGCTATTGCAGAACTCAGTTGCTCAAAAGACCACCCAAGCCTTATTCATTATGCAGGTTGCTATGGCCAG GAGAAAATCCTTCTGTGGCTTCTTCAGTTTATGCAAGAACAAGGGATTTCGCTGGATGAAGTTGACCAGGATGGAAATACTGCTGTTCACGTAGCTGCTCAACATGGCTATCTAGGATGCATACAG ACATTGGTTGAATATGGAGCAAATGTCACCATGCAAAACCATGTGGGAGAGAAACCCTCTCAAAGTGCTGAGCGACACGGGCACACCATGTGTTCCCGCTACTTAGTAGTTGTGGAGACGTGTATGTCACTGGCCTCTCAGGTTGTCAAGCTGACTAAGCAGCTGAAGGA GCAAACTGTGGAACGTGTGACATTACaaaaccagctccagcagcttttAGAAGCCCAGCGGTCGGAGAGCAAGTCACTGCCCACATCCCCAAG cttgCCATCATCTCCTGCTTCTTGCAAACCCCAGTGGAAACCATCTGAAGCAGATGAATTGTCTCCACCAAAAAGTAAATTGAGCACCCAAGATGGGATTCAGATTCTTGGCAGCTTGGGAACGAACATATCTACTCGTGCTCGAGCTAAAATAAAAGATGAGGACTCCGATAAAATCTTGCGACAGTTGCTGGGGAAGGAAATCTCTGAAAATGTCTGTATGCAGGAAAAGCTGACTTTGGAATTTCAGGATGCTCATGCATCCTCCAAGAACGTGAAGAAGATTTTGCCAGAGAAAAGGGAGTTGAAATTAGCCCGACTGAGGCAACTGATGCAGCGGTCTCTCAGTGAGTCTGATACAGATTCAGCTAATTCTGAGGACCACAAGAACACCCCTGTGAAAAGAGCTGACAAACCAAGACCTCAGCCTATAGTGGAGAGTGTTGAGAGCACAGAGAGTTTGAACATGATGCTTAAGAAGCACACTTCCACAGCAGGACGTCGCTTCCCTTTTGGTATCAGGGTCTCTAAGTCTGTGGACGGCCACAGTCCCTCCCCAACTTCGGAGAGCAGTGATGCGGATAATGAAGCCCCATATCAGTCTGGTACAGTACCTCAGAACCAATTCTGTGCAGACATCTCTCCATCCAGCACAGACAGTGCTACTGCCCAGAAGGTTGCCACCAGCCCAAAGAGTGCTCTCAAGTCTCCATCCTCAAAGCGCAGAACCTCTCAAAATTTGAAACTTCGAGTGACTTTCGAGGAGCCTGTGGTGCAGGTGGAGCTAGCAGAGTCAGAACtaaatgaggaaaaggaaaaagaccGGAGCAAAGGAGTCGTGCGGcctccagccagctctggagagcATGCAGGGGATCAGCTGAAAAGGCCTTTTGGAGCTTTTCGGTCCATAATGGAGACACTGAGTGGCaaccaaaataacaacaacaactgTCAAATGGTAAACCACATCAAAACTTCCTCAACGCTGCCTTTTACCTCACTAGGAAGGAAGACAACAGAAAGTaagggaaatccagcagttgtctcaaaaggaagaaacaagcCA